The following are encoded together in the Nocardioides sp. Arc9.136 genome:
- a CDS encoding glycosyltransferase, with amino-acid sequence MSARPLVAVLLGTDHHPFTRLTGWAAEVRRVTGADVFVQHGATPLPADLDGAAMLGVRDLDALLRRATVVTTHGGPGLIMEARAAGHLPVVVPRDPARGEHVDDHQLRFVARIARTGLVAAATDVPAYRRAVAAGLVAGRTDRRTSGAPAVPGLPGDPGAAVPGGPTAAERFGVLVDQLVRRA; translated from the coding sequence ATGTCCGCCCGCCCGCTCGTCGCCGTGCTGCTCGGCACCGACCACCACCCCTTCACCCGGCTGACCGGCTGGGCCGCCGAGGTCCGCCGGGTCACCGGCGCCGACGTCTTCGTGCAGCACGGGGCGACCCCGCTGCCGGCCGACCTCGACGGTGCCGCGATGCTCGGCGTGCGCGACCTGGACGCCCTGCTCCGCCGCGCCACCGTGGTCACGACCCACGGCGGGCCCGGCCTGATCATGGAGGCCCGGGCCGCCGGCCACCTCCCGGTCGTCGTGCCGCGCGACCCCGCACGCGGTGAGCACGTCGACGACCACCAGCTCCGGTTCGTCGCCCGGATCGCCCGCACCGGCCTGGTCGCCGCGGCCACCGACGTGCCGGCCTACCGCCGAGCCGTCGCCGCCGGCCTGGTCGCGGGCCGGACCGACCGGCGTACCTCCGGCGCACCGGCCGTGCCGGGCCTGCCCGGTGACCCGGGCGCCGCGGTGCCCGGCGGTCCGACGGCGGCCGAGCGCTTCGGTGTCCTCGTGGACCAGCTGGTCCGCCGGGCCTGA
- a CDS encoding sugar transferase produces the protein MTATIPPPPGPVLAAPLALPAPPGTDTDTAVEPALEAAPAPRTVPDGAADSGDDGAAVADALRSPSPITALLGTDVTGGRVPRWRPPVVLAAGDVLAVVVATTPASRGLPPLPVLALVVLAWVLLLSADHCYDRHVGSRFDQVRRVLRCGTGLTVVTAVAAALTRPDLRPVELVFFAGTATALSAAHRVVGDHWGRSRTAQVPVVVAGHRREVARVMHELARGRHHRYRVAGVCVPSPHGRDLGVPETCGFDRLPTVAVQHGARAVIVAPCRHLDPMTLRRLGWQLESSGTALLVASGLFDVSATRARIGYAGDLPLLHVRHAELTGARRMLKTAAERSLAAAALVLLSPLLALLALAVRLDTPGPALFRQERVGRGGRPFTMLKLRSMGVDAESRRSAVAALNESDGVLFKVRADPRVTRVGAVLRRYSLDELPQLVNVVRGEMSLVGPRPPLPEEVARYDADTHRRLAVRPGITGLWQVSGRSDLSWEETVRLDLRYVDNWSLSLDLQILCRTLHAVVGHDGAY, from the coding sequence GTGACTGCGACGATCCCGCCGCCGCCCGGCCCCGTGCTGGCTGCGCCGCTGGCCCTCCCGGCCCCACCCGGCACCGACACCGACACCGCTGTCGAGCCCGCTCTCGAGGCCGCACCCGCACCCCGCACCGTTCCCGACGGCGCCGCCGACAGCGGGGACGACGGCGCCGCGGTCGCGGACGCGCTCCGCTCCCCCAGCCCCATCACCGCCCTCCTCGGCACCGACGTCACCGGCGGCCGGGTCCCGCGGTGGCGCCCGCCCGTCGTGCTGGCCGCCGGTGACGTGCTGGCGGTCGTCGTGGCCACGACCCCCGCCTCCCGTGGGCTGCCGCCCCTCCCGGTCCTCGCTCTCGTGGTCCTCGCCTGGGTGCTGCTGCTCTCGGCCGACCACTGCTACGACCGGCACGTCGGCTCCCGCTTCGACCAGGTACGCCGCGTGCTGCGGTGCGGCACCGGCCTCACCGTCGTCACGGCCGTCGCCGCCGCCCTCACCCGCCCTGATCTCCGGCCGGTCGAGCTGGTCTTCTTCGCCGGCACCGCGACCGCGCTGAGCGCGGCCCACCGGGTCGTCGGGGACCACTGGGGCCGCAGCCGCACCGCCCAGGTGCCGGTCGTGGTCGCGGGCCACCGGCGCGAGGTGGCCCGGGTGATGCACGAGCTCGCCCGGGGCCGCCACCACCGGTACCGCGTCGCCGGCGTGTGCGTCCCCAGCCCCCACGGCAGGGACCTCGGCGTGCCCGAGACGTGCGGGTTCGACAGGTTGCCGACCGTCGCGGTCCAGCACGGCGCCCGCGCCGTGATCGTCGCGCCCTGCCGCCACCTCGACCCGATGACGCTGCGCCGGCTGGGGTGGCAGCTGGAGTCCTCGGGCACCGCCCTGCTCGTCGCCTCCGGGCTCTTCGACGTCTCCGCCACCCGGGCGCGGATCGGGTACGCCGGCGACCTGCCCCTCCTCCACGTCCGGCACGCCGAGCTCACCGGCGCCCGGCGGATGCTCAAGACCGCCGCCGAGCGCTCGCTCGCCGCCGCCGCCCTGGTGCTGCTGTCCCCGCTCCTCGCGCTCCTCGCCCTGGCCGTCCGCCTCGACACCCCCGGTCCGGCGCTGTTCCGCCAGGAGCGCGTGGGTCGCGGGGGCCGCCCCTTCACCATGCTCAAGCTGCGCAGCATGGGCGTCGACGCCGAGTCCCGCCGCAGTGCCGTGGCGGCCCTCAACGAGTCCGACGGCGTGCTGTTCAAGGTGCGGGCGGACCCCCGGGTCACCCGGGTCGGCGCCGTCCTGCGGCGCTACTCGCTCGACGAGCTGCCGCAGCTGGTCAATGTCGTGCGCGGCGAGATGTCGCTCGTCGGGCCCCGCCCGCCGCTGCCGGAGGAGGTGGCGCGGTACGACGCCGACACCCACCGCCGGCTCGCCGTGCGGCCGGGCATCACCGGTCTCTGGCAGGTCTCCGGCCGCTCGGACCTCTCCTGGGAGGAGACCGTCCGCCTCGACCTGCGCTACGTCGACAACTGGTCGCTCAGCCTCGACCTGCAGATCCTCTGCCGCACCCTCCACGCCGTCGTGGGGCACGACGGGGCGTACTGA
- a CDS encoding cellulase family glycosylhydrolase, with the protein MARSPDREGRRRAQRSSPIHPIRNRAAAAVGTAALLLSTAPSTLPSATAAPAAAPAATPAATPAAKAGSPAGVVNGGAERGTTGWSLTGAPKARLTTSGTSRSGDRALQVRSARPGTVRLDGTATSRATRTPAGTTTTARAWVRSAVRGQRVTLVARELRGGSWVHSERRTVTPAAGTWTRLRVPVTTTRARSTVELRLVVRSSGSQVRLLVDDADLRARRTGAGAAPVDAARAGTLTNGCAYSARGVPSCGAYFGATYGSNTDPTAFESQVGRRLGVRRTFYNASGVDSAVRQARTDLAHGRLPWMSFKLPLSWEQMASGAGDAWATGLARKLAALDGPVWVAFHHEPEGDGDIAAWRRMQERLAPLVRRTAPNVAYTVVLTGWNQLYGASTYSLANLWPRGVEIDVAGFDIYNGFGAVKDGKKSTKWTEIDRDYFAKIQRWAADEGVAWGLAEWGYTDEAHQRDPDWIQTTYDQLVARGGVAAAYFNTELNSAGSWRIASASKRQDFADAIDGTAALRLP; encoded by the coding sequence GTGGCCCGCTCCCCCGACCGGGAGGGGCGTCGCCGAGCGCAGAGGTCCAGTCCCATCCACCCGATCCGCAACCGAGCAGCCGCAGCCGTCGGAACGGCGGCCCTGCTCCTCTCCACAGCCCCCTCCACCCTCCCGAGCGCCACCGCCGCGCCCGCCGCCGCGCCCGCCGCCACGCCCGCCGCCACGCCCGCCGCCAAGGCCGGCAGCCCGGCCGGCGTCGTCAACGGCGGAGCCGAGCGCGGCACGACCGGCTGGTCGCTCACCGGCGCCCCGAAGGCCCGCCTCACCACGTCGGGCACCAGCCGCAGCGGCGACCGCGCCCTGCAGGTGCGCTCGGCCCGGCCCGGCACCGTGCGCCTCGACGGCACCGCCACCTCCCGCGCGACGCGCACCCCCGCCGGCACCACCACGACCGCCCGGGCGTGGGTCCGGTCCGCCGTGCGTGGCCAGCGGGTCACCCTCGTGGCGCGCGAGCTCCGCGGCGGGAGCTGGGTCCACAGCGAGCGACGCACCGTGACGCCCGCCGCCGGCACGTGGACCCGGCTCCGCGTCCCCGTGACCACCACCCGCGCCCGCTCGACCGTGGAGCTGCGCCTGGTCGTCCGCTCGAGCGGCTCGCAGGTCCGCCTGCTCGTCGACGACGCCGACCTCCGGGCTCGCCGCACCGGCGCCGGTGCGGCGCCCGTCGACGCCGCCCGTGCCGGGACCCTGACCAACGGGTGCGCCTACTCCGCGCGGGGCGTCCCGTCCTGCGGCGCGTACTTCGGCGCGACGTACGGCAGCAACACCGACCCGACCGCGTTCGAGTCGCAGGTGGGACGCCGCCTCGGTGTGCGCCGCACCTTCTACAACGCCTCCGGCGTCGACTCGGCGGTCCGCCAGGCGAGGACCGACCTCGCCCACGGCCGCCTGCCGTGGATGAGCTTCAAGCTCCCCCTCTCCTGGGAGCAGATGGCCTCCGGCGCGGGTGACGCGTGGGCCACGGGCCTGGCCCGGAAGCTGGCCGCGCTGGACGGCCCGGTGTGGGTCGCCTTCCACCACGAGCCCGAGGGCGACGGCGACATCGCCGCCTGGCGCCGGATGCAGGAGCGGCTCGCCCCGCTCGTGCGCCGCACCGCCCCCAACGTCGCCTACACCGTCGTGCTGACCGGCTGGAACCAGCTGTACGGCGCCAGCACCTACAGCCTGGCGAACCTCTGGCCGCGCGGGGTGGAGATCGACGTCGCGGGCTTCGACATCTACAACGGCTTCGGCGCGGTCAAGGACGGCAAGAAGTCCACGAAGTGGACCGAGATCGACCGCGACTACTTCGCCAAGATCCAGCGGTGGGCCGCGGACGAGGGCGTCGCCTGGGGCCTCGCGGAGTGGGGCTACACCGACGAGGCGCACCAGCGCGACCCGGACTGGATCCAGACCACCTACGACCAGCTCGTCGCCCGTGGCGGCGTCGCGGCGGCGTACTTCAACACCGAGCTGAACAGCGCCGGGTCGTGGCGGATCGCGAGCGCCTCGAAGCGTCAGGACTTCGCCGACGCGATCGACGGCACGGCGGCGCTGCGCCTGCCCTGA
- a CDS encoding LuxR C-terminal-related transcriptional regulator: MGDTVRVALASRGFEAVDLGWPPPHRSAEDHRRRVAPARARVGIIFGDLTSTRHRAEARAVVEAVPLRWLLVVKDPTDPVWGGMVEAGAAGVLPDSVGLDDVSLALTMLLAGEELLSPARRRRMVQDWSESQRTDAHLAGLVARLTTREQEILALLYQGVTVAGIARRTGVTEQTVRSQVKAVLRKLEVNSQLAAVAVYRRVLGGPR, translated from the coding sequence GTGGGGGACACCGTGCGCGTCGCCCTCGCCAGCCGCGGGTTCGAGGCCGTCGACCTCGGGTGGCCACCGCCGCACCGCTCCGCCGAGGACCACCGGCGACGGGTCGCCCCGGCCCGCGCACGGGTCGGGATCATCTTCGGCGACCTCACCTCGACGCGGCACCGCGCGGAGGCGCGGGCCGTGGTCGAGGCGGTGCCGCTGCGGTGGCTCCTCGTCGTGAAGGACCCCACCGACCCGGTGTGGGGCGGCATGGTGGAGGCCGGGGCGGCGGGCGTCCTGCCCGACTCCGTCGGCCTCGACGACGTCAGCCTCGCCCTGACCATGCTGCTGGCGGGCGAGGAGCTGCTCTCCCCGGCCCGCCGGCGGCGCATGGTGCAGGACTGGTCCGAGAGCCAGCGCACCGACGCCCACCTCGCCGGGCTGGTCGCCCGGCTCACCACCCGCGAGCAGGAGATCCTCGCGCTGCTCTACCAGGGCGTCACGGTGGCCGGGATCGCCCGGCGCACCGGCGTCACCGAGCAGACGGTCCGCAGCCAGGTCAAGGCCGTGCTGCGCAAGCTCGAGGTGAACTCCCAGCTCGCGGCGGTCGCGGTGTACCGCCGCGTGCTGGGAGGTCCTCGATGA